A genomic segment from Nicotiana tabacum cultivar K326 chromosome 9, ASM71507v2, whole genome shotgun sequence encodes:
- the LOC107805368 gene encoding temperature-induced lipocalin-1 has translation MSTKEMEVVRNLDVERYMGRWYEIASFPSRNQPKNGVNTRATYSLNPDGTVHVLNETWSDGKRGSIEGTAYKADPKSDEAKLKVKFYIPPFLPIIPIVGDYWVLYIDNDYQYALIGQPSRNYLWILCRKTHLDEEIYNMLIEKAKEVGYDVSKLHKTPQSDPPPEGDDSPQDTKGIWWLKSIFGK, from the exons atgtcCACAAAAGAAATGGAAGTAGTGAGGAATTTGGATGTTGAAAGATACATGGGAAGATGGTATGAAATAGCTAGTTTTCCATCAAGAAATCAGCCTAAAAATGGTGTAAACACAAGAGCCACTTACTCTTTAAATCCAGATGGTACAGTTCATGTGTTAAATGAAACTTGGAGTGATGGAAAAAGAGGTTCAATTGAAGGGACTGCATATAAAGCTGATCCTAAAAGTGATGAAGCTAAGCTTAAAGTGAAGTTTTATATTCCTCCATTTTTGCCAATTATTCCTATTGTTGGTGATTATTGGGTTCTTTATATTGATAATGATTATCAATATGCTTTGATTGGTCAGCCTAGTAGGAATTATCTTTGG ATATTATGTAGGAAAACACATCTTGACGAAGAGATATACAACATGCTGATTGAGAAGGCTAAAGAAGTAGGCTATGATGTgagtaaacttcacaagacacctcAGTCTGATCCTCCACCAGAGGGTGACGATAGCCCACAGGACACCAAAGGAATTTGGTGGCTTAAATCAATCTTTGGAAAATAA